In Excalfactoria chinensis isolate bCotChi1 chromosome 3, bCotChi1.hap2, whole genome shotgun sequence, one DNA window encodes the following:
- the CD164 gene encoding sialomucin core protein 24: MGRRAALPLAAFCLVSALCGLAVGSSWPLSDAAAVDICGNITTCSSCIGNGTQETGCGWIKCNDSHMCVNGTEASSGVYKDCTPEKQCLPPTSVPFSNTTTLPSNTTTASPSNATTASSNTTSGPVTTAHPTTAPNITNTTTLAPVSTTPITSAAKTTTVPGTNATVTPAPSSRKSTFDAASFIGGIVLVLGLQAVIFFLYKFCRSKDRNYHTL, from the exons ATGGGCCGGAGAGCCGCGCTGCCGCTGGCCGCTTTTTGCCTCGTTTCAGCGCTGTGCGGGCTGGCGGTTGGGAGCAGTTGGCCGCTCAGCGACGCGGCAGCCGTGG acATCTGTGGAAATATTACTACGTGTAGTTCGTGTATTGGTAACGGCACACAAGAAACAGGCTGCGGGTGGATCAAATGTAACG ATTCACACATGTGTGTAAATGGAACAGAAGCAAGTTCTGGAGTATATAAGGACTGTACACCTGAAAAACAATGCTTAC CTCCTACATCTGTTCCTTTTTCTAATACTACTACGCTGCCTTCTAATACTACTACAGCATCACCTTCCAATGCTACTACAGCGTCTTCCAATACCACATCTGGTCCTGTTACCACAGCCCATCCTACCACAG CTCCAAACATCACCAATACCACTACGCTTGCTCCTGTATCTACGACTCCCATTACTTCAGCTGCCAAAACAACCACTGTTCCAG GTACAAATGCTACTGTGACTCCTGCACCTTCTTCGCGCAAGTCTACGTTTGATGCTGCCAGTTTCATAGGTGGAATTGTCCTTGTTCTGGGTCTGcaagctgttattttctttctgtacaaaTTCTGCAGGTCGAAAGACCGAAACTATCACACACTTTAG
- the PPIL6 gene encoding probable inactive peptidyl-prolyl cis-trans isomerase-like 6 isoform X1, which translates to MDGEWLPVVVEVTGLLRDPAFHVAKCTAEALKLKFPSKFTDPIVRPLLEFAWNEYLQRKKKELRGEVWGFASHVMCFINGWLLGDEKDLLEWAHCKWGYRDFKPEALYQAITEDFYTKHMKSRKHVFVYLDIAIDEKPIGTLLFELFSDVCPKTCENFRALCEGGVMSPRSGQELTYKNSCFHRLVKPVWIQGGDITGKGDGGESIYGPTFEDENFAIPHKGRGVLGMANKGCHSNGSQFYITLQPVPYLDKKCVAFGQLIEGTEVLQQLETVPTHNERPTVACKVTNCGTFRP; encoded by the exons ATGGATGGTGAATGGCTGCCAGTGGTGGTGGAGGTGACAGGGCTGCTCCGAGACCCAGCTTTCCATGTAGCCAAGTGCACAGCAGAG GCACTGAAGCTGAAGTTTCCAAGCAAGTTCACAGATCCTATAGTACGTCCTTTGTTAGAATTTGCATGGAATGAAtatttacagaggaaaaaaaag GAGCTGAGAGGCGAGGTGTGGGGATTTGCCTCCCACGTGATGTGCTTCATTAATGGATGGCTGCTGGGTGATGAGAAGGACCTGCTCGAGTGGGCTCATTGCAAATGGGGTTACCGTGATTTTAAGCCTGAGGCCCTTTACCAAGCAATCACTGAGGATTTCTACACCAAACACATGAAGAGCAGGAAG CACGTGTTTGTGTATTTGGACATAGCCATTGATGAGAAGCCCATTGGGACACTTCTGTTTGAG CTCTTTTCTGATGTATGCCCCAAAACCTGTGAGAATTTCCGTGCTCTGTGTGAAGGAGGAGTGATGTCTCCAAGAAGCGGTCAAGAGCTCACTTACAAAAATTCCTGTTTTCATCGGCTTGTAAAACCTGTGTGGATCCAAGGAGGAG ACATAACTGGGAAAGGAGATGGAGGAGAGTCAATTTATGGTCCCACATTTGAAG ATGAAAACTTTGCCATCCCTCACAAGGGAAGAGGAGTCCTTGGGATGGCTAACAAGGGCTGCCACAGCAACGGCTCCCAGTTCTACATCACCCTTCAGCCAGTTCCCTACCTGGACAAAAAATGTGTTGCCTTTGG GCAACTGATTGAGGGCACGGAAGTTCTCCAGCAACTGGAAACCGTACCAACACATAATGAAAGGCCCACTGTGGCCTGCAAAGTTACAAACTGCGGGACCTTCCGGCCATGA
- the PPIL6 gene encoding probable inactive peptidyl-prolyl cis-trans isomerase-like 6 isoform X2, producing MDGEWLPVVVEVTGLLRDPAFHVAKCTAEVPGIMPVEDRCDATIGLTLALAQVALKLKFPSKFTDPIVRPLLEFAWNEYLQRKKKELRGEVWGFASHVMCFINGWLLGDEKDLLEWAHCKWGYRDFKPEALYQAITEDFYTKHMKSRKHVFVYLDIAIDEKPIGTLLFELFSDVCPKTCENFRALCEGGVMSPRSGQELTYKNSCFHRLVKPVWIQGGDITGKGDGGESIYGPTFEDENFAIPHKGRGVLGMANKGCHSNGSQFYITLQPVPYLDKKCVAFGQLIEGTEVLQQLETVPTHNERPTVACKVTNCGTFRP from the exons ATGGATGGTGAATGGCTGCCAGTGGTGGTGGAGGTGACAGGGCTGCTCCGAGACCCAGCTTTCCATGTAGCCAAGTGCACAGCAGAG GTGCCAGGAATTATGCCAGTGGAGGACAGGTGTGATGCAACCATTGGACTTACTTTGGCTTTGGCTCAGGTT GCACTGAAGCTGAAGTTTCCAAGCAAGTTCACAGATCCTATAGTACGTCCTTTGTTAGAATTTGCATGGAATGAAtatttacagaggaaaaaaaag GAGCTGAGAGGCGAGGTGTGGGGATTTGCCTCCCACGTGATGTGCTTCATTAATGGATGGCTGCTGGGTGATGAGAAGGACCTGCTCGAGTGGGCTCATTGCAAATGGGGTTACCGTGATTTTAAGCCTGAGGCCCTTTACCAAGCAATCACTGAGGATTTCTACACCAAACACATGAAGAGCAGGAAG CACGTGTTTGTGTATTTGGACATAGCCATTGATGAGAAGCCCATTGGGACACTTCTGTTTGAG CTCTTTTCTGATGTATGCCCCAAAACCTGTGAGAATTTCCGTGCTCTGTGTGAAGGAGGAGTGATGTCTCCAAGAAGCGGTCAAGAGCTCACTTACAAAAATTCCTGTTTTCATCGGCTTGTAAAACCTGTGTGGATCCAAGGAGGAG ACATAACTGGGAAAGGAGATGGAGGAGAGTCAATTTATGGTCCCACATTTGAAG ATGAAAACTTTGCCATCCCTCACAAGGGAAGAGGAGTCCTTGGGATGGCTAACAAGGGCTGCCACAGCAACGGCTCCCAGTTCTACATCACCCTTCAGCCAGTTCCCTACCTGGACAAAAAATGTGTTGCCTTTGG GCAACTGATTGAGGGCACGGAAGTTCTCCAGCAACTGGAAACCGTACCAACACATAATGAAAGGCCCACTGTGGCCTGCAAAGTTACAAACTGCGGGACCTTCCGGCCATGA